From Leishmania braziliensis MHOM/BR/75/M2904 complete genome, chromosome 22, a single genomic window includes:
- the AAT22 gene encoding putative amino acid permease, whose amino-acid sequence MSHNPDNTVLLNGGSSLYDHESSKIHAGSDHVAAAELDATMNNDEREMHEKFDQMHDVVIDNNTDQEGDGRKPNFLVHLMHRAIPHGGFASGVFNLAASSLGAGILGLPYAFETSGIAMGTIYLIVIYLLTVYSVRLLAIVYGKTGIRSYELTGRLLFGRGGDIFAAVIMFVKCIGACIAYVICINDLWSAFLSDERVHGYYKTLSFQRVLTSVTFLLLMLPLSLPRKINSLRYVSLFGVVFVLYFVVCVILHSATHGMKGGISGKGLRTFNTGNRAIQGLGQFVFAFLCQSNAYQVFNETPKPSVRFFELQVLVSMFICTVFYWLVGFFGYADFADNIGSSLLRMYRPLTDYYIAVAYIGLVVKLCVAFALHILPCRDAVHHLIDWNLYTIAWWKNAVLCTFLSLVSLLCGLFIPNVNVVFGLLGSFTGSFIAFVFPSLFFIYSGGFELKKVGAYDFFGSISLLIFGVVIICFGTTATIYGVV is encoded by the coding sequence ATGTCTCACAACCCCGACAACACTGTTCTGCTCAACGGAGGCAGTAGTCTGTACGACCATGAGTCCTCGAAGATCCATGCGGGCAGCGATCAtgttgcagctgctgaactCGATGCAACCATGAACAATGATGAAAGGGAAATGCACGAAAAATTTGATCAGATGCATGATGTCGTGATAGACAATAACACCGATCAAGAGGGGGACGGGAGGAAGCCCAATTTCCTAGTGCACCTGATGCACCGCGCGATCCCGCACGGCGGCTTCGCTAGCGGCGTCTTCAACCTCGCCGCCAGTAGTCTCGGTGCTGGTATCCTTGGTTTACCCTACGCCTTCGAGACGTCCGGCATCGCCATGGGCACAATCTACCTTATTGTGATTTATCTACTGACGGTGTACTCGGTGCGGCTGCTTGCTATCGTATACGGCAAGACGGGCATCCGCAGCTACGAGCTGACAGGGCGGTTGCTCTTTGGGCGTGGCGGCGACATCTTTGCGGCAGTCATCATGTTTGTCAAATGCATCGGTGCCTGCATTGCCTATGTAATCTGCATCAACGACTTGTGGAGTGCTTTTCTCAGCGACGAGCGCGTGCATGGGTACTACAAGACCCTGAGCTTTCAGCGCGTACTCACGTCAGTTACCTTTCTGTTACTGatgctgcctctctcgctgcccaGGAAGATCAACTCGCTCCGCTACGTCTCCCTCTTCGGCGTGGTCTTCGTGCTGTACTTTGTCGTCTGCGTCATTCTCCACTCCGCAACTCACGGGATGAAGGGCGGCATCAGCGGCAAGGGTCTGCGCACGTTCAACACGGGGAATCGCGCCATTCAAGGTCTTGGCCAGTTCGTCTTCGCATTTCTGTGCCAATCGAATGCGTATCAGGTCTTCAACGAAACGCCCAAGCCCAGTGTGCGCTTCTTCGAGTTGCAGGTTCTTGTCAGCATGTTTATCTGCACCGTCTTTTACTGGCTGGTGGGCTTCTTCGGCTACGCCGACTTCGCGGACAATATCGGGTCTTCGCTGTTGCGCATGTATCGTCCGTTGACGGATTACTACATCGCCGTCGCCTACATTGGCCTTGTGGTGAAGCTGTGTGTCGCCTTTGCACTGCATATTCTACCCTGCCGCGACGCGGTGCACCACCTCATCGACTGGAACCTCTACACTATTGCTTGGTGGAAGAACGCAGTTCTGTGCACATTCCTCAGTCTCGTCTCACTGCTCTGTGGCCTGTTCATCCCCAACGTGAACGTTGTGTTTGGTCTGCTCGGCTCCTTCACCGGCAGCTTCATCGCCTTTGTCTTTCCatccctcttcttcatctACAGCGGCGGCTTCGAGCTGAAGAAGGTGGGCGCCTATGATTTCTTTGGCTCTATTTCACTCCTTATCTTCGGTGTCGTAATCATTTGCTTCGGCACAACTGCCACGATCTACGGCGTAGTGTAA